In the Bacteroidales bacterium genome, CCGTTTTATCCACGGGAAAGATCTGAAGATTCGCCCTGATGGGCAGGTTGATACTCCTACTACTGAGCTCTTTTCCCTTTCTGACCAATTTGTTTCTGAATATCTTCCCTACACAATTGAATTAGGCCGTTCATTCGTTCAACCTGCCTACCAGCCCACTGTTGACCTTCGTAAAGGAATGTATGCTCTCGACAATATCTGGAACGGATTAGGTGCCATTGTGGTTCAAAATCCCGATGTTAAATATTTCTTCGGGAAAATCACAATGTATCCGCAGTTCAATATACAGGCAAGGGATCTGATATTGTACTTCATGCAGATGTATTTCGGTGATCCCCAAAAATTAGTTTTTCCTAAAGTTCCATTTGTTATCCAAACTCCTGAGCATGATCTCAAGGCCTTTTTTAACGGAGGCTCTTTTGATAAAGATTACCGGTTAATGGTGCAAGGAGTCCGTCAATACAAGGAAAATATCCCTCCCCTGGTAAATGCTTATATGAACCTTTCATCAACGATGCTTTGT is a window encoding:
- a CDS encoding GNAT family N-acetyltransferase, which gives rise to MVKDVIPPVDKEILAKELTADKFVKATNSGNNEIFIVNHKNAPNVTREIGRLREITFREAGGGTGLDCDLDEFDTNDDISFKQLLVWNPRELEIIGGYRFIHGKDLKIRPDGQVDTPTTELFSLSDQFVSEYLPYTIELGRSFVQPAYQPTVDLRKGMYALDNIWNGLGAIVVQNPDVKYFFGKITMYPQFNIQARDLILYFMQMYFGDPQKLVFPKVPFVIQTPEHDLKAFFNGGSFDKDYRLMVQGVRQYKENIPPLVNAYMNLSSTMLCFGTSLNHHFGDVEETGILVTIDDIYDFKKDRHINVPSGK